The genomic region GCCCCTGCGGCAGCAGAATATAGCGAAACGTACGCCAGGCCGAGAACCCTTGAGAAAGTGCCGCTTCGCGCTGTCCGACAGACACGGCCTGCAGACCTGAAGCGATTTCCTCAACCAGGAAGGCGGAAGTAAACACTGCCAGTCCCCAAACCGAACAGAGGAATTCGGCTGTTAACCACCAGACGTTACCGGGCAAAACAGACCAGGTATGTTCGGCATTAACGAAGTCAATAATGTCCCGGGGAAGCAGATTCCAGCCCGCGAAATACCAGAACATGAGCTGGACCAGAAGCGGAGTGTTACGGAACAGCGATACCCAGCCAGCCACCAGTAGACGACCAAACCTGCTGCCGCTAGGACGAAGTGCTAACAGTAAAATAGCCAGCAGCGTGGCGAGGACAATCCCTGCTGCGCTGACCCACAGCGTGGTAAGAAAACCAGAAACAATCCATTGCAGGGGAAGGCCGGTCAGCACTCCCTGCCAGTCCATAACCGTCATTGTCGTGATGACTCCAGATGCAGCGGATCGAGGACTTTATGCAGAAACTGGCGGGCGCGTGGATGCTGAGGATGGGTGAAAAACACTTCCGGACGGGCGACTTCCAGAATCTCCCCTCCGTCAATAAAGACCACCCGATTGGCAATTTCGCGCGCAAAATGCATTTCATGCGTCACGACAATCATGGTGATACCGCTATGAGCGAGATCTTTCATCACCTGCAACACTTCGCCAATCGTCTCCGGGTCGAGCGCGGAAGTGGGTTCGTCAAAAAGCAGAATTTGTGGTGAAGAGGCAAGCGCCCGCGCAATGGCGACCCGCTGCTGCTGACCGCCAGATAACTGTGCAGGCCAGGCGTCGGCTTTGTCCTCAAGGCCAACGTGTTTCAGCAATTCAAGCGCCCGACGTTGAGCCTGCGCCTTTGTCCAGTCGTGGACAAACTCAAGGGCCAGAGCAATGTTCTGCAATGCGCTAAGATGCGGGTAAAGATTAAACTGCTGAAACACAAAGCCAATACGACTGCGGAGTTGCCGCAACGCGATCCCCTTTAGCTGTCCGATGGGCTTATTATCAATGTAAATGTCGCCGCTGCTGAGTGACTCCAGTTGATTGATGAGCCGGATAAGGGTTGACTTACCTGATCCGGAGGGGCCAAGAATAGTCACCACTTCGCCGGGTTCAACCGTCAGATTGATGCCGTTAAGTACACGGTTTCCGGCGTACTCTTTCACGACGTCACGCAACTCCACGCGCGACTGATGTAGCGCGCTAAAATCCGCAGTCTGCGCTGCGGATGGGGTTAACAGGCTTGCCAGCATCTTACTGAGCCTTAATCGTGAATGCGCGAGGCTGGGGTGTTTTCGTTTCTGGCCCGAACCACTGGTCGTAAATCTGGCTGGCGTGCCCGCTGGATTCGAGTTTCAGCAGTTCGTCATTGACCGCTTTTAATAACGCCGGTTCACCTTTTTTCACCCCGACGCCAATTTCCTCTTTACTGAGTAAATCGGGCAGGATTTTAAAGTCAGCCTTATCCGGCGCTGCGTTGCGTAACCCGGTCAGAATCGTTGAATCCTGGGTGATTGCCTGCACATTGCCGTTACGCAGTGCGGTCAGCGCCAGCGGAATGTCATCGTAGGCAAGCACGCGAGATTGCGGGAATCGCTGGTGTAATGCTTGCTCTCCCGTCGTCCCTTTCACTGCGCCAATTCGCGCACGTTGATACGCATCCAGTTTGTCGGACGATGTTGCCGGAACCAGGAACTGCTGCCCGGTGACGAAATAGGGTACGGAAAAGTCAATGACCTGAGCGCGTTCAGGCGTAATGGTGATGTCCGCCACGATCAAATCGGCTTTACCCGACTGCAGCAACGGAATGCGGTTAGCGGGGTTAGTGGCGACCAGTTCCAGTTTGACGCCCAGAGATTTTGCCAGCGCTTTCGCAAAATCGACGTCATAGCCGACAATCTGATGCGTTGCAGGATCAACGGATCCAAACGGCGGATTCGCATCAAATGTCGCGACTTTTACTACACCTGCCGCTTTGATATCAGCGAGTTGGTCGGCTTGTGCCGGATTTGCCAGTAAGCCTGCGGCCAACATGATGCCGAGAGCCATGATTGAGGTTCTAGTGTTGTTTTTATTCGTTGCCATCATTTCTTCGAAATCCCTGTATTTATTGGTTTGTCCTTTTACGCTCCCACATCTGAGATCCGCTGCAAAATAAGAAAATGTACTTATCAAACGACAAAATAAGATTAGTGAACGGGGGGACTACGCGGGACAGCGTACTGAATATGATATGTGCGCCAGGCATAGCTTTTGGTTACTGGCGGGGGTTCACCGGTAAAAGAGGTTGGAGGTGATTGAGGTGATTAGCATCGGCGGTGCGCCGGGTGGGCATTCTGGTGAAGCCTGTGCCCAGCAGTCACTCGACGTCCTGTAAAATTCACAGACTTGAAAACGGGCCTGAAAGACTACACGAAGTCACCAGGCCCAAGATCGCAGGGGCTACCTGCGTTAACATCAAATTTTGCAGGCGTCGCCGCAATCGTCATCGGCAATGACCGATTCCGCTTTCTTGTCGGCATCTTCCAGACGTTCCGCATTACGCTCTTGCGCTTCTTCTAGTCCGTTAAAAACCAGATTATCGAGATCAATTTCCATCATTTACCTGTACGCGTTCAGTTTTGACATGAAAGCAGTATAGGGCAAAAGTGCCACTGAGATCACCTGTTGCTACGTTATGTTTCGACACCAGAGTAGGGCGTCTGCTGACATTTGTTCAACAACGAACCTGAATAAAATTAATATGCGGATAATATAATATGTATTTCCAACTATTACCGGCACCTTTAATGAATTTTTGGAAAATATAGGTTACCATCAGATCTTAATTGATTGGGCATGCTGGATGAGTATTGACGTAAATCAACGTTCATTATTGTTATGATGTTTAATTTAAGTAATATCTAGTTATCAGGCGAAAACGCTACAACTTCACTTACTATAAATCACTTTATATCGCTAAAAGGCTTTGCTGCCGCATAAAGAGTCGCCAGCAATTGGAAGAAAATTCTCACTTAACACAACTGTGTAGATTAAAGATCTGTGTTGTTGATCATTTGTGGATCTTTGTTCTATTATGAGGTTGTTTAGAAAACGCTCTTCAATCAATAAACACTGCAATAAGGCAAGGAATATTATGGCCGATACGTTCCAGAATGAGGTGCCGAAGTCACGCGTCAATATTCGTCTGGACCTGCATACAGGTGGCGCGCAGAAGAAAGTCGAATTACCGTTGAAAGTATTAACCGTCGGTGATTTCAGTAATGGTAAAGAAATCCGACCATTATCGAAAAGAGAGAAGGTTAATATCAACAAAAACAACTTCAATAGTGTACTTTCAGAATTTAACCCGGAAGTTAATCTCACCGTTCAGAACACCCTTTCTGACGATGGCTCGGAGGAAACTGTCAAACTCAGTTTCTCTGAAATGAAAGATTTCGAACCAGAACAAATCGCCCGTCAAATTCCCCAACTCCGCGCCATGCTCGCAATGCGTAATTTATTACGCGATCTCAAATCGAATCTTCTTGATAACGTCACTTTCAGAAAAGAACTCGAGAAAATTCTTAAAGACCCGGCGTTGTCCCAGGAATTACGCGACGAAATGAGTGCGCTTGCTCCGAAATAAAACGTGGGCGTGTCTTTTAATGGATTAATCGAGTGAATGCTTATGTCTGTCAATAGTGAAAATAGCCTGACTCAAGGGCAAAACCAGGTTCTGGAAAAAGCAGTGGGTGAAAGCGTATATGCTTCACTGTTTGAAAAAATCAATCTGACTCCAGCATCTCGCCTGGGTGATATTAATGCGTTTCTGGACGATACCGCACTGGCTGAAGCGCCAGCTGGCGAACGTCTTACTGCAGCGATGCAGGTATTTATGGATTGTATCCGTAAATCCGGGCAGAGCGTTGAAAAGCTCGATAAGACGCTGATCGATCACCACATCGCAGAGCTGGATTTCCAGATTAGCCGTCAACTGGATGCTGTTATGCATCACGAAGAATTCCAGAAAGTGGAATCATTGTGGCGCGGCCTGAAGCATCTGGTGGATCGTACCGACTATCGTCAAAACGTGCGTACCGAAATTCTGGATCTCTCCAAAGATGACCTGCGTCAGGACTTTGAAGATGCGCCTGAGCTTATTCAAAGCGGCTTATACTGGCACACCTATACCAGTGAATACGACACCCCAGGCGGTGAGCCAATTGGTGCAGTCATTTCTTCGTATGAATTCGACGCCAGTCCGCAAGACGTCGCGCTGCTGCGTAACATTTCCAAAGTCTCTGCCGCCGCGCATATGCCATTCATTGGTTCGGTCGGTCCTAAATTCTTCCTGAAAGAGTCGATGGAAGACGTTGCTGCTATTAAAGATATCGGAAACTACTTCGATCGCGCTGAATATATTAAGTGGAAATCTTTCCGCGACACGGATGACTCCCGCTATATCGGACTGACCATGCCGCGCGTACTGGGGCGTCTGCCTTATGGTCCTGACACCGTACCGGTGCGCAGCTTTAACTATGTTGAAGAGGTAAAAGGACCGGACCATGAGAAATACCTGTGGACCAACGCATCCTTTGCCTTTGCTGCCAATATGGTCCGTAGCTTTATTAATAACGGCTGGTGTGTCCAGATCCGTGGACCGCAGGCCGGTGGCGCGGTGAAAGATCTACCCATTCATCTGTACGATCTTGGCACCGGCAATCAGGTGAAGATCCCGTCTGAAGTGATGATTCCGGAAACCCGCGAATTTGAATTTGCCAACCTGGGCTTTATCCCGCTGTCTTACTATAAGAATCGTGATTATGCCTGCTTCTTCTCGGCAAACTCTGCGCAAAAACCGGCGCTGTACGACACTCCGGATGCTACCGCTAACAGCCGCATTAACGCTCGTCTGCCGTATATCTTCCTGCTGTCGCGTATCGCCCATTACCTGAAGCTTATCCAGCGTGAAAACATCGGTACCACCAAGGACCGCCGTTTGCTTGAACTTGAGCTGAACACTTGGGTACGCGGACTGGTAACGGAAATGACCGACCCGGGCGACGAACTGCAGGCTTCGCACCCGCTGCGTGATGCCAAAGTGATCGTCGAAGATATCGAAGATAACCCGGGATTCTTCCGCGTGAAGCTGTATGCAGTACCGCACTTCCAGGTGGAAGGCATGGACGTCAATCTTTCTCTGGTGTCGCAGATGCCGAAGGCGAAAGCGTAAGACAGGGAGCAGGGATGAAAATATATCGTCCGTTATGGGATGATGGGGCCTTTCTGGCCCCGCAACAATTTCAGCAACAAGCTCGGTGGGATGCGCACGTTGCCGACACCGTCTCAAGAATGGCCATAGCACATCCCTGGGGCGTGCTGTGTGCCGAATTTGATGATGGCGCACTCACGCTCTCCCGACTCAATGCTACGCGTCTTTGTGTTCGCTTCGCTGATGGAACGCTGGTCGATACCGATTTGGCAGACAATCTGCCGCCAGTTTGTGACTTATCTGTCGCAGGACAGGATAACGTAGAAGTGTTGCTTTCACTGCCACTGCTTAGCGCTAATGGTGGCAATCTGGATGACGGGCGCGACAGTGCTCGTCCGCGACGCTGGAAGTCTGAGCGGGTGACGGTCCAGGAATTGGCTGGGCATGAGCGTAGCGAGGTCGCCGTGCTCCGTCATGCGCTTACGCTTCGCCTTTCAACGCAGGAAAACAGCGCGTATCTGACCTGTCCGGTCGCAAGGCTCACCCTGAATACGCAAGGGCAGTGGAGTCTGGACCGGCGTTTTATCCCTCCACTGTTATCGCTGTCAGCAAGCCCAGGCTTGGTGGGTGAACTGAATGATCTTCTGCACAGACTGCAGGCTCGACGTAAGCGCCTGATGGCCATGCGCCGTGAAAGTAACGAAAGAATGGCAGATTTTGCGGTCGCAGATGTCTCGTTGTTCTGGTTGCTTAATGCATTAAACAGTGCTGAACCCGTCATAACGGAGCTATACCAGACGCCGTCTCGCCATCCAGAATTGCTCTATCGCGAGCTGGCAAGACTTGCTGGTAGCCTGATGACCTTTTCGCTTGAGCATAACGCGGGTGACATTCCGCATTACTGGCACGATGAGCCTGAAAAAGTTTTTCCTCCTCTTTTTTCTCTTCTGGATACGTTGCTTGAAGCAAGCCTGCCTTCTCGTGTCATCACCATCGAACTGAAACAGGGTGAAGATCGAGAGATCTGGCGAGGGAAATTGCATGATGCGCGGCTGCGTGAAGGCGCTGATTTCTACCTGTCAGTGCGATCGGCAATGCCAAACCATGAGTTGCAAACCCGTTTTCCGCAACTGTGTAAGGCGGGCAGCAATGATGATGTATCCGAAGTCGTCAATATTGCTCTTAGCGGTATGGTCATTAAGCCCCTTAGTCATGTGCCCGCTGCAATCCCATTGCGCTTGGAAAATCAGTATCTTGCGCTGGATCTGACGACGGCAGCGGCCCGAGCGATGTTAGAGGCAGGAAACTGTACTTTCTACACGCCGGAATCGCTAGGCGAGGTGAAACTTGAACTGTTTGCGGTGCTGCGCTCATGAACACCAAAGATTTAGATCTGATAAATAAAACCTTCTATCCAGGCTGGTTGATGGTCAGTCAGCTGCGTTGTGGTCAGGAGATAAAAGACGGCGATACGCTGTACCGCAGGGCCTGTCATTGGGTAAACCAGGCACGAGATACATTAACTGAAGCAGGGTTCAGCGAGATTAGCTGTGACCGAATGCTCTATGCGTATTGTGCATTATTGGATGAAAGCGTTCTGAACCGTGACAAGGAGGATGACGGTTACCGTAAATGGCGAAAAGATCCGCTACAGGCGCGTTTTTTTCACACGCTTCATGCAGGGGAAGAATTATGGGAACGTATTCGTATCATCCTGCGTGAGCCTTCGCCGGATATCCTGGTTCTGACCTGTCTGTATCGCACTTTGCAACTGGGATTTGTCGGACAATACCGCGAAAAGGATGATGAACGACGTGAGGATGTTGTTCGAGAACTGAGTGAGCGGGTGCCCCCGTTCACACTGAGTCAGGAAGCGCCGATCGTGGTGAAAGCGTCTCGCTTGCGCAGTGGGCGGCGGATGTACTGGCTTGGTTGGGTGGTGGGAATCGTTGTACTGGCGGGACTGTGGTTCACCTTTTCCTCCTTACTGTCACAAATGGTCGAACAGATTGCCGGGCGGGGATAAAGAATGCGCGCTTATTCCTGGATCTTTCTCACGATTTTCGCGGCGGTTTTAGCGTTGTGGCTCGTGCTGGGTTTTTGGCCTGTTTCGATCTGGAATCGTGTTGCCCTTAGCGTCTTCATTCTATTTATGAGTGGCCTGGTGCTTTGGCGATTATGGCGACAACATCACTTGCGCCAGATCCTGAGTGAGCAAATTGACGAGTGTAATTTGCCTCCTGAGGATTTTCAGGGTGCCGTTGTGCTTGTCAGTGGTGATTCGGAAGCATTATTTCCGGTAGGGCGTACCTATCGCGAAACCTTACAGGGATGGTTTCTTAGGGCCGAAAATGCGGAACAACTTCCGTTGCTCGCCCAGCACCTGGCCGCAGTGCGTCCTGCTCTTATCTCGCAGGTTTCTGTCATGTTGGCCGTCCTCCCAGAGAGACAAACATCGGAAGACATTCTGGCGCAGTCTCTGAGAGGGTGGCGACGGAGCATAGTGCAGTGCAGAACGTGGCTTAATGGTGTGCCGCCGGTTTGGGCCGTTACGTGGGTTTCGGCGCCGGCATTTAAAGAGAATGAAGAACCACAATGGTTCACCGTTACGCCGGATTTACCAGGTCTTCGGGTACGCCGTAACGGCCATGTCGCCACACCTGTCGGTGACTGGCAGCATGAGATGCCTGGTGATTCCAAACGACTCACTTATACGCTATGGCTCGAAGGCATACTGAGTTTTGTGAATAGCCGTATTTCTCAGCCGCTCAGTACGCGTCAGGCTGAACTTCCTTCGTTAACGCTCTGCGCAACAGGTATCTGCCTGGCACCTGTCACTGCTGTGGCTGACAACCTCTGGCTAAATCAATTAGCTGAAATCACGACGCTTTCTCCGGAAAGTAAACAGAGTTCGAATGAACTTCCGCTTCCGGAGGTTCTGCTCCCGTATCTGCCACGTCGCCATGGGATCAGTCGCCTGATGCAAGATGCTCGCCTGGCAGGGGGCGCGTGTTTCATCTTCCTCGCATTGGCGATGCTGGCGTCCTTCATTAACAACCAGAGATTGATCCGTAGCGTTGGCGATCATCTTGCTGTTTACGAGCATCTCAGCGGTACGCCACCGCTGCCAAAACAGCAGGCACAACAGCGTTTACGTGCAGACAGTCTGCTGCTCGATGACTGGCAGCGACGCGGAGAACCTTTGCGTTACGGTCTGGGGCTATATCAAGGAGGAAGGCTGATCCCGCCAGTGGAAGCGGCAATTAACGGCTGGATATCTGGTCACCATCTGATGAAGAGCATCCGGCACGACACAATACATCAACTTCCCCCGCTATCGGCAGATGGCAGAACCCGTATTGACCCTCCTAAACCGGAACAGCGGGCATTGCTGAAGCGGTTATATCTACAACAAAGCTGGCAGGAATTACTTGAGCAGGCCGCTGAGATGTTTTCTCGTGGTGCCAATCACCTATGGCTGGATCTGCAATGGTATATCCATCAGGCCTTGTTGAAATCCCGAAAGGAGGCCGAAGCGGCAATAATCCAGAACGATTTGAAAGGACTTCTTTCCCGACTGGCAGGCCTCGAAGAGCTTGCTTTCAGCGACGGTAGTCCCTATGCCGATGAGGTCACGCTGAACTGGATACACCAGCAGGTACTGGATGAGAACGCCGGATGGCGCGAAGAGCACACCGCCAGTACCGCCGGAGATAATGACATTTTGCACCTGGAAGCGGAGGCGTTGGCTATTGCTGATAATGACGGCGCTGATGCGGCTATTAACTGGTTACAAAGCCGACCCGGCACCAGCAACTCCCGCAATCGCTGGTTGCTTCGATTACTGATGTCACGTATAGCGGAGCAGACGGGGAATAATGAACTTGCGCATCACCTTCTCTCTGAGCTTGGTGCTCATGCTTGCACGTTACCGCTCGCAGAATGGGAGCCGGAACTGATATTCGAGGTTAAGGCCCGGCACCTCCGCTTGCTTCGCATGAAAGCCGGGCGCAACGAATCGGATAAAACCCGACTTCAGCCCGAGATGGATCGCCTTCTGGCTGAACTTATTACTATTGATCCTGCCCGCGCAGCAGTGCTGTGTGGTTGACCCTCTCTGACCAAAAAAGATCATGACATGGAAGATTTATCCCTGCGCTATTTTGATGCCGAAATGCGGTATCTACGTGAAGCGGCGAAAGAATTCGCGCAAACCCACCCCGACAGAGCGGCAATGCTCGATCTCGATAAAGCCGGTACGCCGGATCCTTACGTTGAGCGCCTGTTTGAAGGGTTTGCTTTTTCGATGGGGCGACTGCGCGAGAAAATAGATGACGACCTGCCGGAACTCACGGAAGGCCTGGTAAGCATGTTATGGCCACATTATTTGCGCACCATACCGTCGCTGTCTGTCGTGTCGCTGAAACCCGATTTACCGGCAATGAAAATGGCAGAAGTCCTTCCTGCCGGGCTGGAAATTTACTCTCAACCTGTAGGGCCAAAAAAAACGGTCTGCCGGTATCGTACAACAAATGATGTCACCCTAAACCCATTGGACATTTCCGATGTTGTAATGACAACTGAGCCTGATGGACGATCTGCGCTACGAATTCGCTTTACTTGCAGTGGGCAAGCGGACTGGGGGCAAGTGGACCTCCGCAATCTGCCACTCTATCTTGGCGAGGATACTGTCACGGGCACTGCGCTTCACCTCTGGCTGACAAAGCGGCAGGCAGGATTGTATCTCCGTCTGGATGGGCAAACAGATCGAATTAAAATAGACGGCTATTTTTCGCCAGGGGGATTTGCTGAGGAGGATGGTCTGTGGCCGAAGGGAGAAAGTGCTTTTAGTGGTTATCAACTCCTCCTTGAATATTTCAGCTTCCGTGAAAAATTTATGTTTGTGCATTTTAACGGCATGGAAAACCTGACCCTCCCTTCAGGAACGGTCAGGTTCGATATTGAAGTGGTTTTTAACCAGGTATGGCAGAGCGACTTGCCGGTAACAGGCAACACCCTGCGAGCGCACTGCGTTCCGGTAATAAATCTGTTCACACTTGAAGCAGATCCGTTGACGATTAGTGGGTTAGAAAGTGAATACTTGTTACGGCCGAAACGGCTTCAGGACGGCCATACCGAGATTTATTCGGTAGACAGTGTCACTGGATCGGGGCGAACGGGTGATGCGAGATATGTGCCATTCACCAGTTTTCGACATCAGGGGGGGATGATGCGTCGGCATGCACCAGAGCGCTATTACCACACACGCGTTAAGCGAGGGGTTACCGGCATGCACGACACATGGTTGATATTGGGGGGGCAGCAGTGGGAAACGGACAGAATGCTCGACAGGGAAACCCTCTCATTACGCATTACCGGAACCAACGGGCAACTACCGCGTCGGGCACTCCAGAGCACGCTTCTGGACAGTTGTGAACAGGTGTCTGAAATTTCGCTGGTTGTACGTAATCTTTGCAAACCGACATTACCTGCCTATCCTCCGGCAGAAGACCGCTTTCACTGGCGAGTCTTGAGTCATCTGGGTACCCGGTTTCTGAATATGATGAGCAGCGCAGAGGTGCTCCGGGGCACGTTGGCTCTTTATAACTGGCGAGACGATGAACTCAATAATCGTCGTCTGGATGCCATTCTGAACGTTCAGCATCATCGTTTACAGCGCTTTGAAGGCGGCTTTCTGCTGCGTGGACTGGATATTGAAGTCACGATCGATAGCAATGGTTTTACCGGTGAAGGTGATATCCATCTGTTTGGTGAAATGCTTAACCGCTTTTTCGCTTTGTATGCCGATATGAATCAGTTTAACCAGCTTACGTTGATTGTTCAGCCTGAAGGGAAGAGTATCCGATGGAAAGAGAATCACAATCAGCGCCTGCCCGGCTAATCGCAGCGCTACGGCATCAACTGCCGCACATGAATTTTTATCGCTTTTGCCAGTTGTTGGAGCAGAGCCAACCTGACGCCTCAATACCGGGATCCCAGTGGCGGATGAGTGATGAACCCGTTCGTTTTCGTCCGCATCCGGGTATGGGGTTTCCGGCCAGTGAAATTAAAGGGATGGAAGACCCGGCCCCGGAACACCCCCATTTGCCGCCAACGATCCGTGTCACCTTTATGGGGCTGTACGGGGTAGAGTCGCCGCTACCAACGCACTACATCGATGATATTGCCCAACGACGAGAAGGATATGAAGCGACTCAGGACTTTCTGGATATCTTCAATCATCGATTGATTGCGCAGTACTATCGAATCTGGCGTAAATACTCCTATCCAGCCACTTTCAAAGCCGGTGGAACGGACAATACATCACAATACCTGTTAGGACTTGCTGGATTAGGTATTCAGGGATGTGCGTCAAATGCAGGCACGCCGCTTTCACGCTTTCTCGCACTACTCCCGGCAATGCTGCTGCCGGGGCGCACTGCAGAAGGGCTGGGGACCTTAGTAAAACTGCTGGCCCCTGATACCCGCACCACGTTGTACCACCATGATCGCTGTCGGATCCCGTTAAAACAGCCTCTGAAGATGAGCACAAGGCAACAGGTGAGTCTGAAGCAACGACCCGTCATGGGGACGCATGCCACGGATGTTAATGGTCAGGTGTTGTTGCGCCTGACCACTGATAATTCAGAAGAAGTAAAAGGCTGGTTGCCGGGTGAAGAGTTACACAATGATCTGATGGCCCTGCTACATGTTTACCTCGGTTCAAATTTGGATGTGCGATTGCAACTGCATGTGGCACGAATTCTTCTTCCGGATGCGCAGTTGTCCTGTAAACCGCGCCAGGGAGTACAACTCGGGCGAACGGCAGTACTCCGTCCACTGAATCAACAACAAAACCGTGATGACATGATCACAATTAATCTCGGACGCTATCAAGGCGTACAGGAAAATTTTCACCGAAGGGAGAGTGACGAAAATGGCGATTACCGCTGGTAAAGTTCCGGCCATATTATTGGTATTAATAACAGGTATTTCCCTGGCTGGCTGTGGACTGACACAGAAAGTAAAGGACAGCACAATCTCTGTGACGAAATCCATTTTCTATAAACAGGTGAAAACGCTGCATCTGGATCTTCAGGCGCGGGAAGGGGTCAACAATAATGCTAATGGCGCATCGCTGGCGACGGTAGTGCGAATCTATCAATTACGCGATCGTAAAAGTTTTGACGACAGCGACTATCCATCACTGTTTGCCGACGACAGTCAGGCGATTAAAGCTGATCTCATTGCGCAAAATGATGTCCGCCTGCGCCCGGGGGAGACTGTAACAATAGATGTGCCCATGGAAGAAGATGCACAATTTGTCGCGATAGCAGGAATGTTTATTGACCCGGACCAGGTGAATAATACCTGGCGACTGGTACTCGCGCGCGAAGAACTTGACCCGGACAAGCCTCGCATTATTGAAGCCAGAAATAATGTTCTGACGCTACATCCAGTAAAGGATGAATAAAATGCTCCAACCCTCCCTGTATGAAATGCTGTACGGAAATTTTGCTGGAGGCATTGACCTGCCTGTTGTCAGCGAGGAGAACCAGGTCATCCTCTCGGTACTGGATAATATGCAGTGTATTCTCAATACGCGTGCTGGAACGTTGGCACACTTGCCAGATTATGGACTGCCGGATATGACAAAAATACTTCAGGGGATGCCGGGAACCACCCATCAACTTATGCAGACGCTCACTTCGGTACTGCTTAAATATGAACCTCGATTGAAATCACTAAAGATCATACTGCTGGAACAAACTCAACCGGGGGAATTACGCTACGCTATCGATGCTGAACTGATAGCTACAGGTCTTGTTCGTTACGGTACAGAGTTTATGCCCGAGGGACGCGTTCTTATTCGTCACCTAAAACAAGAGAATTACCTGGATAATCATTCCGTCATTTAATTATTTCCGCGGATATTGCCTTTGGAGTTTAATTTCAGGGTT from Citrobacter sp. RHB25-C09 harbors:
- a CDS encoding amino acid ABC transporter permease; the encoded protein is MTVMDWQGVLTGLPLQWIVSGFLTTLWVSAAGIVLATLLAILLLALRPSGSRFGRLLVAGWVSLFRNTPLLVQLMFWYFAGWNLLPRDIIDFVNAEHTWSVLPGNVWWLTAEFLCSVWGLAVFTSAFLVEEIASGLQAVSVGQREAALSQGFSAWRTFRYILLPQGLVNAWQPVVGQYLNLMKLSSLASGIGFAELTYQVRQIESYNAHALEAFAVGSALYLLTGVALGMSLTFFGPTPKRKTTRRSLRVLFRSPQHDR
- the tssK gene encoding type VI secretion system baseplate subunit TssK, yielding MKIYRPLWDDGAFLAPQQFQQQARWDAHVADTVSRMAIAHPWGVLCAEFDDGALTLSRLNATRLCVRFADGTLVDTDLADNLPPVCDLSVAGQDNVEVLLSLPLLSANGGNLDDGRDSARPRRWKSERVTVQELAGHERSEVAVLRHALTLRLSTQENSAYLTCPVARLTLNTQGQWSLDRRFIPPLLSLSASPGLVGELNDLLHRLQARRKRLMAMRRESNERMADFAVADVSLFWLLNALNSAEPVITELYQTPSRHPELLYRELARLAGSLMTFSLEHNAGDIPHYWHDEPEKVFPPLFSLLDTLLEASLPSRVITIELKQGEDREIWRGKLHDARLREGADFYLSVRSAMPNHELQTRFPQLCKAGSNDDVSEVVNIALSGMVIKPLSHVPAAIPLRLENQYLALDLTTAAARAMLEAGNCTFYTPESLGEVKLELFAVLRS
- the tssL gene encoding type VI secretion system protein TssL, short form; this translates as MNTKDLDLINKTFYPGWLMVSQLRCGQEIKDGDTLYRRACHWVNQARDTLTEAGFSEISCDRMLYAYCALLDESVLNRDKEDDGYRKWRKDPLQARFFHTLHAGEELWERIRIILREPSPDILVLTCLYRTLQLGFVGQYREKDDERREDVVRELSERVPPFTLSQEAPIVVKASRLRSGRRMYWLGWVVGIVVLAGLWFTFSSLLSQMVEQIAGRG
- a CDS encoding ABC transporter substrate-binding protein, producing MMATNKNNTRTSIMALGIMLAAGLLANPAQADQLADIKAAGVVKVATFDANPPFGSVDPATHQIVGYDVDFAKALAKSLGVKLELVATNPANRIPLLQSGKADLIVADITITPERAQVIDFSVPYFVTGQQFLVPATSSDKLDAYQRARIGAVKGTTGEQALHQRFPQSRVLAYDDIPLALTALRNGNVQAITQDSTILTGLRNAAPDKADFKILPDLLSKEEIGVGVKKGEPALLKAVNDELLKLESSGHASQIYDQWFGPETKTPQPRAFTIKAQ
- a CDS encoding amino acid ABC transporter ATP-binding protein; translation: MLASLLTPSAAQTADFSALHQSRVELRDVVKEYAGNRVLNGINLTVEPGEVVTILGPSGSGKSTLIRLINQLESLSSGDIYIDNKPIGQLKGIALRQLRSRIGFVFQQFNLYPHLSALQNIALALEFVHDWTKAQAQRRALELLKHVGLEDKADAWPAQLSGGQQQRVAIARALASSPQILLFDEPTSALDPETIGEVLQVMKDLAHSGITMIVVTHEMHFAREIANRVVFIDGGEILEVARPEVFFTHPQHPRARQFLHKVLDPLHLESSRQ
- the tssC gene encoding type VI secretion system contractile sheath large subunit; amino-acid sequence: MSVNSENSLTQGQNQVLEKAVGESVYASLFEKINLTPASRLGDINAFLDDTALAEAPAGERLTAAMQVFMDCIRKSGQSVEKLDKTLIDHHIAELDFQISRQLDAVMHHEEFQKVESLWRGLKHLVDRTDYRQNVRTEILDLSKDDLRQDFEDAPELIQSGLYWHTYTSEYDTPGGEPIGAVISSYEFDASPQDVALLRNISKVSAAAHMPFIGSVGPKFFLKESMEDVAAIKDIGNYFDRAEYIKWKSFRDTDDSRYIGLTMPRVLGRLPYGPDTVPVRSFNYVEEVKGPDHEKYLWTNASFAFAANMVRSFINNGWCVQIRGPQAGGAVKDLPIHLYDLGTGNQVKIPSEVMIPETREFEFANLGFIPLSYYKNRDYACFFSANSAQKPALYDTPDATANSRINARLPYIFLLSRIAHYLKLIQRENIGTTKDRRLLELELNTWVRGLVTEMTDPGDELQASHPLRDAKVIVEDIEDNPGFFRVKLYAVPHFQVEGMDVNLSLVSQMPKAKA
- the tssB gene encoding type VI secretion system contractile sheath small subunit, which produces MADTFQNEVPKSRVNIRLDLHTGGAQKKVELPLKVLTVGDFSNGKEIRPLSKREKVNINKNNFNSVLSEFNPEVNLTVQNTLSDDGSEETVKLSFSEMKDFEPEQIARQIPQLRAMLAMRNLLRDLKSNLLDNVTFRKELEKILKDPALSQELRDEMSALAPK